The proteins below come from a single Cyprinus carpio isolate SPL01 unplaced genomic scaffold, ASM1834038v1 S000006580, whole genome shotgun sequence genomic window:
- the LOC122144039 gene encoding gastrula zinc finger protein XlCGF8.2DB-like, producing MEFVKEEREDPETRGTTDEESGGQKDLMEEESEETGEAETESEEQSEWEEEGEELSEDEIESEEELNKNSSKKKVSQKRKSCTCRQCGKSFTCKRSLMEHMRIHTGEMPFSCTHCGKLFKYKGSLTDHVRIHTGEKPFKCTHCGRRFTHRTSLSAHVKIHTGEKPFTCQQCGKRFRRKTYYNYHLKTHSDVKPYICPQCGKGFNLALHLKSHEIVHREVKPFHCPPCGRSFHTMKDLRRHLKSFIHNKYLPLGRFMLQSGSSAQGFPSGLNMSFTKTHFLQ from the exons atggagtttgttaaagAGGAGCGTGAAGATCCAGAAACACGCGGAACCACAGACGAAGAAAGCGGCGGACAGAAAG acctgATGGAAGAGGAAAGTGAAGAAACGGGTGAAGCTGAAACAGAAAGTGAAGAACAGAGTGAATGGGAAGAGGAAGGTGAAGAACTGAGTGAAGATGAAATAGAAAGTGAAGAAGAACTGAATAAAAACTCTTCTAAAAAGAAAGTGTCACAAAAAAGAAAGTCGTGCACCTGccgtcagtgtggaaagagtttcacgtGTAAAAGAAGCCTGATGGAacacatgagaatccacaccgGAGAGATGCCTTTCTCCTGCACTCACTGCGGAAAGCTGTTTAAATACAAAGGAAGCCTTACGGATCACGTCaggatccacaccggagagaagccgttcaaGTGCACTCACTGTGGAAGGAGATTCACTCACAGAACAAGCCTGTCAGCACACGTGAaaatccacaccggagagaaacctttcacatGTCAGCAGTGCGGGAAGAGGTTTAGACGTAAAACATACTACAATTATCACTTAAAAACTCACTCTGATGTGAAGCCCTACATCTGTCCTCAGTGTGGGAAGGGTTTTAATTTGGCATTACACCTGAAATCACACGAGATCGTTCACAGAGAAGTGAAGCCGTTTCACTGCCCTCCATGCGGGAGGagtttccatacaatgaaagatCTAAGAAGACATCTAAAGTCcttcatacataataaatacctGCCGCTAGGGAGATTCATGCTCCAGAGTGGCTCCTCAGCTCAAGGTTTTCCCTCAGGGCTGAATATGTCCTTCACTAAAacacacttcctgcagtga